Proteins encoded in a region of the Acidobacteriota bacterium genome:
- a CDS encoding insulinase family protein yields the protein MTNHTRFVMPGAGAPALVTFPPVVRATLSNGARVWTIRHDTIPVVTIVLVVPVGSAFDPSTAPGLAGVMADLLDEGTERFDAIGLAQAFASLGSELSIDVGPDTTTFTLTTLPRFMERALALLGDVMTRPRLHESDLERVREMRLNRLRQVRSSASAVADRAFLSAAFGAHPYGHGTLGTSAALSRVTIDEVRAFHAAAMRPLGATLIIAGAMGSAEALEAAERQLGGWQASAAPSLLAPVPPAMASGPARVIVVDRPGAPQTEVNVGHLGPARNVDEYHALVTLNALLGGQFASRINLNLREARGLTYGARTAFDFRVRSGTFSCETNVQGDATPLVVSEILKEFEAVGGSRPAETDELERAKSSITRGFVRQFETSEQLAHAAARLATFELPADTFDRFVPEVEAVTTEAVSAAARRHIRPDDSIVVVVGDASLWREQLGTLGRPVEDAEIEF from the coding sequence GTGACGAACCATACGCGTTTTGTGATGCCCGGTGCTGGCGCACCCGCGCTCGTGACGTTCCCGCCTGTGGTCCGGGCGACGCTGTCGAACGGCGCGCGAGTGTGGACCATTCGCCACGACACGATTCCGGTCGTGACCATCGTGCTGGTGGTGCCGGTCGGGTCAGCCTTTGATCCCTCGACGGCGCCTGGACTCGCCGGCGTGATGGCCGACCTGCTCGATGAAGGGACGGAACGGTTTGATGCGATCGGCCTCGCGCAAGCGTTTGCGAGCCTCGGCAGTGAGCTGTCCATCGATGTCGGCCCGGACACCACGACATTCACGCTCACGACACTGCCGCGGTTCATGGAGCGCGCGCTGGCGTTGCTGGGCGACGTGATGACGCGTCCACGCCTGCACGAGAGCGATCTGGAACGGGTGCGTGAGATGCGGCTCAACCGGTTGCGCCAGGTCAGGAGTTCGGCGTCCGCTGTTGCGGATCGCGCGTTCCTGTCGGCCGCGTTCGGGGCGCACCCCTACGGGCACGGCACGCTCGGCACCTCGGCCGCGTTGTCACGCGTGACGATCGACGAGGTTCGGGCGTTCCACGCGGCGGCCATGCGCCCATTGGGCGCCACGCTCATCATTGCGGGCGCGATGGGATCCGCGGAGGCGCTGGAAGCGGCCGAGCGTCAGCTGGGTGGCTGGCAGGCGAGCGCCGCCCCATCACTCCTTGCACCGGTGCCGCCGGCGATGGCGTCGGGGCCCGCGCGGGTCATTGTGGTGGACCGACCCGGCGCGCCACAGACGGAAGTGAACGTGGGCCACCTGGGGCCGGCGCGCAATGTGGACGAATACCACGCGCTGGTGACGCTGAATGCGTTGCTCGGCGGCCAGTTTGCCAGCCGGATCAACCTGAACCTCCGCGAGGCCCGCGGGCTGACGTATGGCGCACGCACCGCCTTTGATTTCCGCGTGCGGTCGGGCACCTTCTCCTGTGAGACGAATGTGCAGGGCGACGCCACGCCGCTGGTGGTGTCCGAGATTCTCAAGGAGTTCGAGGCCGTGGGCGGCAGCCGCCCGGCGGAGACGGACGAACTCGAACGCGCCAAGTCCTCGATTACACGCGGCTTTGTCCGTCAGTTCGAAACGTCCGAGCAGCTGGCCCACGCCGCCGCGCGACTGGCGACGTTTGAGCTGCCGGCCGACACATTCGACAGGTTCGTGCCGGAGGTAGAGGCCGTGACGACCGAGGCCGTGTCGGCCGCCGCCAGGCGCCACATCCGACCCGACGATTCCATCGTCGTGGTGGTGGGCGATGCGTCGCTGTGGCGCGAGCAGTTGGGGACGCTCGGTCGACCCGTTGAGGATGCGGAGATCGAGTTCTAG
- a CDS encoding VCBS repeat-containing protein produces MTNHLRKAALCVLMLTGLPALAQAQIPNTCDFDGDGKTDPVVVRNVGGQLNWWILKSAGGVQFTSWGIIGDTSLCGDYDLDGKSDVTVWRSGAAGAAGFWVLRSSNGTAFFEPFGQTGDDAEVVGDYNGDGRDDFAVYRAGAISGDQSFLYYRTTQGGSVAYVPWGLNGDFSAPFDYDGDGKHDPMVQRNGGGGQAAIWVRQSSNGATTLFRFGTPTDALVPGNYDADATEDLTVGRGSAGQIQWWTRATSNGAISLSIFGASATDFLTQGDWDGDGKTDVAIWRPGQFWLNRSTAGLAVVSWGTNGDYPVNSWRTK; encoded by the coding sequence ATGACGAACCACCTCAGGAAAGCAGCCTTGTGCGTATTGATGCTGACAGGGCTGCCGGCGCTGGCCCAGGCCCAGATCCCCAATACCTGCGACTTCGATGGCGACGGCAAGACCGACCCCGTCGTTGTCAGGAACGTGGGCGGTCAGTTGAATTGGTGGATTCTGAAGTCAGCCGGTGGCGTGCAGTTCACCAGTTGGGGAATCATCGGCGATACCAGCCTCTGCGGCGACTACGACCTCGACGGCAAGTCGGACGTGACGGTCTGGAGATCAGGGGCTGCCGGCGCTGCGGGTTTTTGGGTGCTGCGCTCGTCCAACGGCACAGCATTTTTTGAGCCCTTCGGGCAGACCGGGGACGATGCGGAGGTGGTGGGCGATTACAACGGCGACGGCCGTGATGACTTCGCGGTATATCGGGCGGGCGCAATCTCGGGGGATCAGTCCTTCCTCTACTACCGCACGACACAGGGTGGTTCTGTGGCCTACGTGCCGTGGGGACTGAACGGCGATTTCAGCGCGCCGTTTGATTACGATGGCGACGGGAAGCACGACCCGATGGTGCAGCGGAACGGCGGCGGTGGACAGGCCGCCATCTGGGTTCGGCAGTCGTCGAACGGCGCCACTACGCTGTTCAGATTTGGCACCCCAACCGACGCCCTGGTCCCCGGCAACTACGACGCTGACGCGACCGAGGACCTGACGGTCGGCCGAGGTTCCGCCGGCCAGATACAGTGGTGGACCCGAGCGACTTCAAACGGCGCTATCTCCCTGAGCATCTTCGGGGCGTCGGCGACCGACTTTCTGACACAGGGGGACTGGGACGGGGACGGCAAGACCGACGTGGCCATCTGGCGCCCAGGGCAGTTCTGGCTCAATCGGTCCACAGCCGGCCTCGCTGTCGTGTCATGGGGCACAAACGGCGACTACCCGGTGAACAGCTGGCGTACTAAATGA